The following are encoded together in the Peromyscus leucopus breed LL Stock chromosome 1, UCI_PerLeu_2.1, whole genome shotgun sequence genome:
- the LOC114688566 gene encoding vomeronasal type-2 receptor 116-like has protein sequence MFYLTFFFLFLRLSFLLCGLMDPRCFLRVKDAHTWGEDKDADCFFSIYTKHGQMNNEYLTRNLDKKLTYKNIHLIFSLYFALENINNNPYILPNISLLVKVECSLLDDWRMNSLSTKIGECLPNYYCLNQRRYLIVLTGPIWLSSAMLGPLLYIANRPELYYGPFHPLLSNREQFSHLYQMAPKDTSLALAMVSLMVYFRWNWVGAIISDDDLGLQFLSELRREMQRNSVCLAFVHIIMEDKILFQTNANIYYNEITTSSAKVVIIYGDKDSHLQLNLRLYRLTNVQRIWVTTSQWDMITHNDKLLLDSFYGMFTFLLHFSELSGFRTFIETVDPSKYSTPISLGKLWWIYFNCSLTSFNSMNLKNCSIEKRYHWLFQHHFEMSVSGTGYVLYNTVHAVAHALHEMLLQEVDTLSKYSEEKLEFDSWQMVHVLKNIQFINPVGDLVNMNQKENQDVEYDIHHTMEFLPNLGFKMKIGKFSKHLLHEQQLYMSEEMIKWNIDLSQIPSSVCSVPCSPGFRKSPQQGKAVCCFDCIPCPENEISNKSDMVECMKCPDDQYANPGRNHCLKKVVTFLGYEDLLGMSLACLALCFSILTTVIFGVFLKHKDTPTVKANNRTLSYVLLISLIFCFLCSLLFIGKPNVATCFMQQTIFAVVFTVAASTVLAKTITVVLAFKVTTPGRRMRWLLVSGAPNYIIPICTVIQLILCGIWLVTSPPFVDADLHVEKDQILIVCNKGSIVAFYCVLGYLGSIAMGSFTTAFLARNLPDTFNEAKNLTFSMLVFCSVWVTFLPVYHSTKGKAMVAVEVFCILASSAGVLLCIFAPKCFTILLRHETNSFQKFKNKHFKIENAH, from the exons ATGTTctatttgacatttttcttcctgttcctgaggctttccttccttttatgCGGTTTGATGGATCCCAGGTGCTTTCTGAGAGTTAAAGATGCACATACCTGGGGTGAAGATAAAGACgctgattgttttttttctatttacacaAAGCATGGTCAGATGAATAATGAATATTTAACCAGGAATCTAGATAAGAA GTTGACATATAAGAATATCCACTtgattttttctctttattttgctCTTGAAAATATCAACAACAACCCTTATATTTTACCCAACATTTCTCTGCTAGTGAAAGTTGAATGTAGCCTACTGGATGATTGGAGAATGAATAGTTTATCCACAAAAATAGGAGAATGTCTTCCTAACTACTACTGTTTAAATCAGAGACGATATTTAATTGTACTGACAGGTCCAATATGGTTATCATCTGCTATGCTTGGACCACTCCTGTATATCGCCAATAGACCAGAG CTTTACTATGGCCCATTTCATCCTCTCCTGAGCAACCGTGAACAGTTTTCACATCTATACCAGATGGCTCCTAAGGACACATCTCtggctttggccatggtgtctttgaTGGTATATTTCAGGTGGAACTGGGTTGGAGCAATCATTTCAGATGATGACCTAGGACTTCAATTTCTCTCAGAATTGAGAAGAGAGATGCAAAGAAACAGTGTGTGCTTAGCGTTTGTGCATATTATCATGGAAGATAAAATATTATTCCAGACAAATGCAAATATCTATTATAATGAGATCACAACGTCATCAGCCAAAGTTGTTATCATTTATGGAGACAAAGACTCTCATCTGCAACTTAACCTTAGACTCTACAGATTAACAAACGTTCAGAGAATCTGGGTCACTACTTCACAGTGGGATATGATCACACATAATGACAAATTACTTCTTGATTCTTTCTACGGGATGTTTACTTTTTTACTCCACTTTTCTGAATTATCTGGTTTTAGAACATTTATTGAGACAGTAGATCCTTCCAAGTATAGTACACCAATTTCCCTTGGTAAATTATGgtggatttattttaattgttctctgacttcatttAATTCTATGAATCTTAAGAATTGCTCAATAGAAAAACGGTATCATTggttattccagcaccattttgAAATGTCTGTGAGTGGTACAGGTTATGTCCTATACAATACTGTGCATGCTGTGGCCCATGCACTCCATGAGATGCTGCTACAAGAAGTAGATACATTGTCAAAGTATTCTGAGGAAAAACTGGAATTTGACTCTTGGCAG atgGTTCATGTACTGAAGAACATACAATTTATAAACCCTGTTGGAGACCTAGTGAACatgaaccaaaaagaaaatcaggatGTAGAGTATGACATTCACCACACTATGGAGTTTTTGCCTAATCTtggatttaaaatgaaaataggaaagtTTTCCAAACATCTGCTACATGAACAACAATTGTATATGTCTGAAGAGATGATAAAGTGGAACATAGACCTTAGTCAG aTTCCATCCTCAGTATGCAGTGTCCCTTGCAGTCCAGGATTCAGAAAATCccctcagcagggaaaggctgtCTGTTGTTTTGATTGTATTCCTTGCCCAGAGAATGAAATTTCCAATAAGTCAG ACATGGTTGAGTGCATGAAGTGCCCTGATGATCAGTATGCCAACCCTGGAAGaaatcactgtctcaaaaaagttgtGACATTTCTGGGTTATGAAGATCTCTTGGGAATGTCTCTAGCctgcttggctctgtgtttttctatTCTTACAACTGTAATATTTGGTGTCTTTTTGAAGCACAAGGACACTCCCACTGTCAAGGCCAATAACCGAACTCTCAGCTATGTTCTACTCATCTCCCtcatcttttgctttctctgttccttgCTCTTCATTGGCAAACCCAATGTGGCCACATGCTTTATGCAGCAGACCATATTTGCAGTAGTCTTCACAGTGGCTGCTTCCACTGTCTTGGCCAAGACAATTACAGTAGTACTGGCCTTCAAAGTCACAACTCCAGGTAGAAGAATGAGGTGGCTGCTGGTGTCAGGGGCACCTAACTACATCATTCCAATTTGCACTGTGATTCAACTGATTCTATGTGGGATCTGGCTGGTAACTTCCCCACCATTTGTTGATGCTGACTTACATGTTGAAAAAGACCAAATTTTGATTGTCTGTAACAAAGGGTCAATTGTTGCCTTCTATTGTGTTCTGGGATACTTGGGCTCCATTGCTATGGGAAGTTTCACTACAGCTTTCTTGGCCAGAAAtctgcctgacacattcaatgaagccaagaACCTGACATTCAGCATGCTGGTGTTCTGTAGTGTCTGGGTTaccttcctccctgtctaccaTAGCACCAAGGGCAAAGCTATGGTGGCAGTGGAGGTGTTCTGTATCTTGGCCTCCAGTGCAGGGGTACTTCTTTGCATCTTTGCTCCAAAGTGCTTTACCATTTTGTTAAGACATGAGACAAATTCTTTTCAAAAGTTCAagaataagcattttaaaattgaaaatgctCATTGA